The DNA segment CACCATTGCCGGTCAATTTGATCCTGCTAAGACGCTGGCTTGGGTCAATGACGCATTTGGTAAACTGCCGAAACCAACCCGTACCATCCGCGATTTCTGGACCGTTGAGCCGATACAGGATGGTGAACGTACCGTCACGGTGCGTCGTAAAGGCGACGTGCAGATTGTTACGGTAGCGTATAAGGTTCCCAGTGACTTACACAGCGATAGCAATGCCTTGTCGTATGCGGGGGATATTTTGACCGACACGCCGAATGGTCGCCTATATAAGACACTGGTTGAAACGGGGAAAGCGACCGAAGTATTTGGTTTTGGTGCCACAGGATATGCTCCAGGGCTTGAGATTATTGGCGCGATCGTCAAGAAAGGCGAGCCTATTGAACCTGTGCGTCAGGCGTTAATCGAAGGCGTAGAGAGTTTTGCCAAAACACCCCCAACACCAACTGAAATGGACCGCGTCCGTTTAGCCAATGCCAATAGCTTTGAGAAGCTATTGAATGATCCGCAAAAAGTGGGTGTGGCGTTATCCAGTGATATTGCGCTTGGTGATTGGCGTTTACTTTTCTTGGGTCGTGATCAATCTAATGCAGTAACAGCCGCTCAAGTGGCTGCAGTGTCGGCACATTACTTCACCCGTGACAATCGTACCGTCGGGATTTTCTTGCCTGAAGATCAGCCACAACGTGCGGACATTCCGGCAGCGCCCACGGCAGCCGAAGTGATTAAAGACTACAAACCCAAACAAGCCGTAGCAGATGGTGAAGTCTTTGATCCTGCGCAAGCGAATATCGATGCGCGGACTCAGCGTACTCAAGTGGGTGGTCTGAAGCTCGCACTGTTACCCAAAAAATCACGTGGTGAGACTGTTACGGTAGCAATTGATCTGAATTGGGGGGATGAGAAGAGTCTATTTGGCAAGAAGACCGCCGCAGAGTTGGCCAATGCCATGCTTGATCGTGGGACAAAGACACTTACCCGTGAGCAATTGGCCGATGAGTTTTCTAAGCTGAAGATCAGCGGCAATGTTTATCAGTTCCAGACGACGCGCAGTAATTTAGCCGCAGCATTAAAATTGGTTGCGAGCGTGCTGAAGCAGCCACGTTTTGATCCTGCAGAGTTTGAGCGCTTACGCAAAGAGACTGAAGTTCAGCTTGAGTTCCAGCGCAATGAACCCAGTACTTTAGCCGATCAAGCATTGGATCAGCATTTCAATAAGTATCCTGCTGGCCATTGGTTGGCTGATCAAACCGTGGATGAACAAATCGCAAGTATCAAGGCAACCTCACTGACTGATGTCAAAGCGTTCTATCAAGGCTTCTATGGCGCATCACAAGGTCAGATCGCCATCGTTGGTGATTTTGATGCCCCAGCTATTACACAAGTGATTAAAGATGAGTTTGGGGCATGGAAAAGTGCCGCGCCTTATCAGCGGGTGATTCCACAGAATTTTGATGTCCCCACTGTTCGTGATGTCGTGAATGCACCTGATAAAGAAAACGGAGTGTATGAGGCTCGTTTAAATCTCGATTTGCGTGATGATGATGCCGATTATCCAGCCTTGGTCGTGGCGAACTATCTGTTCGGTGGCGGCTCATTAAAATCACGTTTGGCTGACCGTGTTCGTCAAAAAGAAGGGTTGTCCTACGGTATTGGTTCAGGTTTATCGGTGAGTTCAATTAGCCGAGCAGCAAGTTTTAATGTACAGGCCATCGCAGCCCCGCAAAATCTGGACAAAGTGGATACGGCTGTTAAAGAAGAACTGAACCTTGCTCGTAAAGAAGGCTTTACTGCGGATGAGTTAGCCCGTGCCAAATCGGCAATCTTGCAACAAAATCAGCAACGTCGTACTCAGGATGCTGCTTTGAGTGCAGGTTGGGTGCGTTATCTGGATGTGGATCGTACTTTTGCATGGAGCAAACAACTTGAAGATAAGATCAGTGCGTTAACCCTTGATCAAGTCAATTCTGCGTTCCGCAAGTATATTGACCCATCACGTTTCAGTGTCGTCATCGCACGCGATGAGACTAAAGCTAAAGCGAGTGCTGGAGTGAAAGTCGCTACCGCTGCTGCCAAATAGTCGTTGTTTTATGAAAAAAATAGAGGCTTCAATAGCCTCTATTTTTTTCTTTGAATAATCCAAAAATATCTCACTATAGCGAAGCAACTTCGATCCGATTACGGCCATTATGTTTGGCCTGATACAGCGCTCGATCTGCGATTTGAATCAACTGATGGGATTCTACCCATTGACCATGAATGCTGACCATACCAAAGCTAGCCGTCACTTGAATCAAGCTTTCGCTGTCGGTCAGGATATCTGTTTCAGCGAGTTTGGTTCGGCAGCGTTCAATCACTTTCCGACCTTCTTCACTGTCCGCGCCGGGCAAAATGATAATAAACTCCTCACCGCCATAGCGTCCTAGTACATCGCAATTTCGGATGTTCTGACGAAAGACTTTTGCGGCATCCTTCAACACGCGATCGCCTGTGGGGTGTCCCCAGTTATCGTTAACCTTTTTAAAATGATCCAGATCAAGCAGAGCGATGGTTAGCGGCTCATTGAGGCGTGCCGCGCGAACCATTTCATGATTTAAAAAATCTAGAATACTCATGCGGTTATGGATGCCAGTCAGTGCGTCCGTACGACTGATGACCCGAATTCTTTCTTCACGTTCTCGCCACCAGACCAGTAATTGATCGGCCATGATGATGATGAGTATGAAAAAGGGTGCAGCAAAGAAGAAAAAGCTATTCATCCAAAATAGAGTGCTTGTGTGATTAGATGGCGGAATCATCACAGGTGCATAAGGGAGCCAGTCATAAGCGGTCGCATAGCTGAGGGCGATTAGGGCGACCAAGGCATTGCCAGTCGCCCACCACACGGCTTTACGATCAAGCAGAATAAAGCCAAAGACAGGTGCGCCTAGCAGGACTAGACCTGCGCAAAACGAGGCCGTTCCAATGGAATAGCTCATAAGCACTAACGATAAAGAAAAAAATTGCAGCGCTATGTGTTGAAAAAAAATCAGATTAGGTATTTTTTTACGTAAATATAATCCAGTAGCAATGATTACTAGACTGATGATTACTAACGAAACCTCAATTTTTACGAAGCTTAACGCCATATTGACGTTGATCAATGTCTCACGGTCTGCACGATTTAAGACATATAGTGACCAGAGGAAATACTGTATAAAAATAGGGATGATGACCGCTAATAGAATGAGTCCTTTATCTACCGAGCTCCATTCCAATGCCGCAGAAACATATCTACGCCATGACTTAAGGTGATGCATTTGATACTCCGTATCATTTTTTTATTGATCGTCTAGCTTTGAGTCTAATGGAAAAGTGTTGAGATAACATTTATTTTGAGCAAGAAGCAATCTCTTTTTATATTGCATAAAAAAAGCGCGGCATTTAGCCGCGCTTTTTATGTTTTCTTAGGGATTACGATTGTGCAGTGAAGTAACCTTGATCAAAGCTCATGATCACTGCGGAGCCTGATTGAACCATTTTTGCACGGGCATCGAGTTCTGGGAGGATGCGAGTGACGAAGAACTTAGCCAATTCGACTTTATTCTGATAGAAAGCACCTTCTTTGACACTTGCCGCTTCTACGATACGAGCAAACATATACGCATAGCTGACCAGTCCAAAGACATGCAGATAATCGATCGCAGCTGCATTTGGCTCATCGGCATTGGCTTTAGAAGCTGCAATGACCAGAGTAGTGAGTGCTTCAAGGGTATTCACAGAGTTTAGAAGAGAAACCTTCATCCATTCTGCTTTCATGCTTGCTGCAAATTCACGGATTTCAGCCAAGTAGGTGGCAACAAATGCTCCGCCATTTTTGGTCACTTTACGGCCGATCAAATCCTGAGCTTGTACACCGTTGGTGCCTTCATAGATTTGAGCAATACGGACATCACGTACATATTGTTCTACGCCCCACTCACGGATATAACCATGACCACCGAAGACCATTTGTGAGTCTACACAGGCTTCAAAGGCTTTATCGGTCAAGAATGCTTTCGCGATTGGAGTCAACAAGGCAACGCGGTCGGCTGCTTTTGCTTTGGTTTCAGCATCGCTGTATTTGGTCATGTCGAGTTGTTGTGCAACATACATAGCAAATGCGCGCGCTGCTTCGTTATGCGCTTTGGTTTTCAGCAACATACGACGTACATCGGGATGAACCAAGATGCTGTCCGCAGGTTTTTCCGGTGATTTAACACCAGTAGCACTACGACCTTGCAAACGGTCGGTCGCGTATTGTGCAGCGTTTTGATAGCTGGCTTCAGATGCACCAAGGCCTTGGATACCCATCGACAAACGTTCGTAGTTCATCATGACGAACATCGCGGCCAAACCTTCATTTTCTTTACCAACCAAATAGCCTTTGGCTGAGTCAAAGTTCATGACACAAGTTGCAGAAGCTTTGATACCCATTTTGTGTTCGATTGAACCTGGGCCAACAGGGTTACGGTCGCCTAGGCTGCCATCTTCATTGACCAAGAATTTTGGGACGATGAATAGAGAAATACCGCGTGAGCCAGCAGGCGCATCAGGTGTTTTCGCCAAAACGAGATGAATGATGTTTTGCGTTAAATCATGATCACCACCGGTGATGAAGATTTTTGTGCCGCTGATCGCATAGCTGCCGTCCTCATTAGGAATAGCTTTGGTTTTGATAATCCCAAGATCGGTACCTGCATGCGGCTCAGTCAGACACATCGTTCCTGACCATTCGCCGCTATAGATTTTTGGCAAGTACAGCTCTTTTTGTTCTTGTGAGGCATATGAGTTTAACGCCATACATGCGCCAACAGACAGGAGCGGGTAGAGCATAAATGATGGGTTTGCAGAGAAAATCATTTCGTCGGTCATGACAGAAACCATCTTCGGCATACCTTGGCCGCCCCATTGCTCATCAGCACCTAGGCCGACCCAGCCGTCATTGGCGTAGCTGGTAAATGCTTCTTTAAAGCCTTTTGGTGTGCTGACCGCACCATTTTCAATTTTTGCGCCTTCTTCATCACCAGTGCGATTCAGTGGTAAGAGCACGTCTTGGCTGAATTTAGCCATTTGCTCAAGGATTGCACTGACGGTTTCGCTGTCGATATGTGCGAGTTCAGGAGTCGCTTGCCAGAATTCATCCGCTTTAAAAACATCATTAAGGATGAAACGCATGTCTTGTAGTGGGGCATTATAAATTGGCATGGGGGCACCTGAATCTGATTTAAGTGACAAGAGTAGACGGAAAAAAAAGGGTTTCCGCCATTGATATATTTTGAGTGCGGCTATTGTAGCAAAAAGAGCCCAAGAGGGACTAATGATTGTTTGACCTGAGGAGTTACCACATAGTTATTTTAGCTATAGATTCGATTGGCTTGTCTTGGTGAGGATTACGATGATTCATATTGAGTGATAAGCATAGGAAATGTAGAGTTCTCTGGGTCTTAAAAACAACAAAGGCGAACCACGGTTCGCCTTTGTCTTATCTCAATCTAAACATTCAATTAGAATGCAAATTGATCGACATCCATTGCCATCAAAGGCTCAAGACCGGTATCGATGGTCGCGACATGGCTGCGGGTACGTGGCAACAGTTTCTTGAAGTAGAACTGCGCAGTTTTGACTTTCGCTTCGTAGAATGCGCGCTCAGTGGTATCGCCAGCCAACTTCTCTAGAGATACGCTAACCATGCGTGCCCACAGGTAAGCAAGGGTCACATAACCAGAGAAATACAGGTAATCAACTGCTGCTGCACCGACTTCTTCTGGGTTCTGCATTGCTTTCATGCCGATACGGGTGGTGATGTCACCCCATTCTTTGTTCAATTCAGCCAGCGGTTGTAGGAACTCGGCCATTGCAGGATTGCCTGCATTCGCTTCACAGAATTTGTGAATGATTTTGGTGAAGTTACGCAGCATCGCGCCTTGGGTAGAGAGAACTTTACGGCCAAGCAAGTCGAGTGCTTGGATTTCGGTCGTTCCTTCGTACAAACACGAGATACGGGTATCACGCACGATCTGTTCCATGCCCCACTCAGCGATAAAGCCATGACCACCGTACACTTGCACGCCATGCTTCGCAGATTCTGAACCGGTTTCGGTTAAGAATGCTTTCGCAATCGGGGTGAGAAGTGACAACATGTCATCAGCTGCTTTACGTTGTTCAGCATCTTCAGTCACTTCAACGACGTCAGCAAATTGAGACAAGAAGTACACCAGCGCACGGCCACCTTCAGCAAATGCTTTTTGGGTCAACAGCATGTTACGTACTGCAGGGTGAACGATGATTGGATCTGCTTCTTTATCCAATGCTTTAGGGCCAGACAGTGAACGCATTGCCAAACGGTCTTTTGCGTAGGTCAGCGCACCTTGGAACGCGCCTTCAGATGCTGCAAGACCTTGAACCGCAGTACCGATACGCGCAGTGTTCATAAAGGTGAACATACAGTTCAGACCTTTGTTTTCTGGTCCGATCAGGAAGCCTTTAGCTTCTTCAAACACGATGACGCATGTTGCGTTGCCATGGATACCCATTTTGTGTTCGATTGAGCCACACACTACGTTATTGCGTGTACCCACTGAACCATCAGCATTCACATTGAACTTTGGCACGATGAATAGGGAAATACCTTTAGTGCCTTTAGGTGCACCTGGTAAACGTGCAAGTACGATGTGGACGATATTGTCCGCGAGGTCATGCTCACCCGCAGAGATAAAGATTTTCTGACCAGTAATTGAGTAGCTACCATCAGCATTCGGTTCTGCTTTGGTGCGGATGATCCCGAGGTCTGAACCAGCATGAGATTCGGTCAAACACATGGTTCCAGTCCACTCACCGGAAACAAGTTTGCTTAAGTAAAGTTCTTTTTGCTCTGGGCTACCATGGTGCTCAACGGTACGGACCGCGCCATGAGACAAACCTGGGTACATGCCCCATGACCAGTTTGCAGTACCGACCATTTCACTGACCGCGTTGCCCAGTGAACCAGGAAGACCTTGTCCACCGTGCTCGACAGGCACAGACATGGATGGGTAGCCTAAGTCGATGTATTTTTTATACGCTTCTTTAAAGCCTTTAGGAGTTGTAACGACGCCATTGTCAAAATGACAGCCTTCTTGATCACCAGAGTGGTTGATCGGAGAGAGTTCGTTTTCACAGAAATCAGCTGCAGCTTCTACAACGCCATCAATCAACTCACGATTGGTGCCTGCATAAGCAGGGAGTGCATCGTAATGTGCTTCAAAGTTAAGCAGTTCATGCATGACAAATTGAATGTCGCGAATGGGGGCTTTATATTGTGGCATGGTGAATTCCTGCGGTTACGAATCAAAAGAATAGGGTATGCGATATTTCGTTGCGCAATTTAGCATATCGGCTGTTGCTTTTGATGCATAAATCAGGTTCTGGCTTACAGATTTTGTGACTGAATGGTCATGTAAAAAGGCCATTCAGGTTTGACATGCACAAGCGCTGATCTAGAAGTTAAAAATAAATACAATTGTCTATTATTTTTAATAAATTGAAAATTATATATTTTTTAGTACCGTTTGTAGGGGAGGAATTTTCCTGACAAGATGACACTGACACGGTCTCCTTTGGGATCGGGTTCGCGTTCCAGCTTCATGGAAAAGTCGATTGCAGACATGATCCCATCACCAAATTCTTCGTGAATAAGCGCTTTGATGGTGGTGCCATAGACATTGACCAGCTCATACCAGCGATAGATGAGAGGATCCGTGGGTACAGATTCAGGCAATGATCCTTTATAAGGCACTTCTTGCAGCCATTTAATATCCATATCATCAAGATCAAAAATCGCCCCAATTTTTTGTGCTTCTTCCAAACTAAATGCCATTTGTCCCAAACAGCCTGCTGTGACCCACTCTTTGGATAGACCCAGTGCTGCTGCGACATCTTTCCATTGAATTTGTTTTCGGACTTTGGTTTCGATAATTTTTTCGGTAACGGCGAGACGAGTCATTTTTTCACTTCCGTACAGTATTGGGTTCTTTGGAAGTGAAGCAGGTTTTATGCCATGACAGCATGTTTCAAGTTTTAAAACTTATTCTAAATCTGTGATCGGCGTCATCACCTGCAAACGTGGGAATGGCACTTTCATCTCTGCTGCGAGTAAAGCTTCCTGAATTTCTTCTCGTACCGTTTCACAGATTCTGGGCATGGTTTCGATATGGATGGGGTCAATCCAGAATCGCACAATGAGACTGATGTGGGATTCCGAGAGTTCTTGTGCGGTAATCAGTGGGGCAGGGTGTTTTAAGACGTGCTCGTCTTGATCTAATACCTCATGGATAATTTGTCGTGCTTTGGATACCGAGTCATGATAAGCCAGACGGCAGGTGATAGAAAAACGAATGGCACCATGTGAGGTGTAATTAGTCACTTCTGCAGCGGCAACGGTGGAGTTGGGTAAGATCAGATAAAGATTGTCCCGTGTCCGAATCCGTGTCGTACGTAGTGTGATCAGCATAACTTGACCATCTTTATTATTAATACTGACCCAATCCCCGATCCGGAATGGACGCTCAAGCAAGATGGTAATCCCAGCGATGAAGTTCGCTAAAGTGGCCTGCGCAGCAAAGCCAACCGCAACCCCTGCAATGCCAAGACCTGCCACAATTGACATCATGTTAAAGCCGAATTGGCTCAAGATCGATGCCAAGGCAAAAACCACAATCACCACAGTCAAGATATTGTTAAAAAGCTGATTAATGGACTCGTCGAGATAGAATTTTTTTAGCGTTTTATTCATCAAGCGAATGATGATGACCCATAAAAGATAAAAGCCCAGTAAGGCAATTGCGGCTCTGGCCGTGGCACGCAGTAAACTCAGTTCCACTCCCAGTTGAGAGAATAAGGCGATCAGACTGGTGAATAACCAGATCAGTTTTAGACTGACCCGCAACGTTTGAATGGTAGATGACCCCAAAAGCGAACGACGTTTAACCATGCTGATGACATGATTGAGCGTGATATAGATGAGATACAGCGTCAGCAGTAAGGCAAGCGTGATGATTCCTTTACTGAGAATCAATCCCGGCAGGTCTGCCCAATCCACATTTTTGCTGTTGGGTGCACCAAGGCTATAGAACAGACTTTGCTGAAAAGCATGAACAAGTTGATCAAGAAAATTATTCATCAGATTCAGCCATGTTTTCCAAAAGTGACGGATTTCTATTTAAGCCCCGACGAATCCAACTATGGATTCTATTTTCTCAATCTAGCACAGGCTATGCCAAGCGAGCGCTTAATTGCGCTTGATACCGAGGACTTCTACATTAAGGGCCGTCAAGGGTTGTGGTGTTGAGTTTGGATCAAGGATCGCAAGCAAATTCTGTGCGGCTAGATTTGCCATTGCATGCCGCGTTTTGAGGCTGGCACTGCCAATATGCGGCGTGAGTACGATATTAGGAACGCTTAAAAGGTCAGGATCTATATGTGGCTCACCTTCAAAAACATCTAGCCCAGCAGCAGCAATTTGGTGAGTACGTAGTGCTTCGACAAGTGCGACTTCGTCAATGATCCCGCCGCGCGCGATATTGGTGAGTGTTGCCGTCGGTTTCATCATGGCTAGTTCAGGTTGACCAATGAAGTGATGGACTTCTGGGGAGTAGGGGACGGTAATGATCAAATGATCACTTTGTTGTAAGAGCTCTTCTTTACTGACGTAGCGTGCATTCAATTGTTGTTCGATCTCAAGAGCTAGTCGACTGCGGTTGTGATAAATCACAGGCATACCAAATCCATGCGAGCCGCGCTTGGCAATCGCTTGCCCGATCCGACCCATGCCTAAAATACCGAGCGTTGCACCATGAATATCTTGTCCTGCAAAGAATCCAATATCCCATTGCCGCCATAGCCCTTCACGCAAGAAGCGTTCACTTTCTCCGATGCGCCTCGCGGTAGCCATCATCAAGGCAAAGCCGAGATCGGCAGTGGTTTCAGTCAGGACATTGGGTGCATTCGTGACCAGAACCCCTTGTGCGGTACACGCTGCGACATCGATATTGTTGTAGCCAACAGCGAGGGTGCAGACCGCGCGAAGTTCAGGGCATGCTTTGAGCAGTTTGGCATCAATTTTTTCGCTACTGGTGATGAGCGCCCCTTGCTTACCTTGCAGATGCAAAATGAGTTCATCTTGAGTCCAAATGTCATCATATTCATTCACCTCAACGTCAAATTTAGTACGCAGTTGATCGATGATGTCTAAGAATATGGCACGTGCAACTAAGATTTTAGGTTTGGACATTGTCTGGCTCCGTTACAACACTCTACGGCATATAGCAATGATTATGCTCATATTCATGTGTAAACACAGTCAGACTTCTGTTGGCGTCTTATAGAACTCCACTTAAGTTAGCTAGAACAACTGACATTGACCGGAGGTTTATCATCGGGCAGTGGTGAAATATCGGATGGTGTTTCCCGATCGGGTTGATTGGTATAGGGTGTAGACAATAGATCGAATAATCGCGCGACTTCGCTAAAGTCACCTGCTTCGGCATGTTCGATTGCAATCTGAGCCATGTGATTTCGTAGGATATAGCGTGGGTTTGCCGCATCCATCGCCGTTTTACGTTCACTTTCAGGGCGTTCAGAGTCTTCAACCAGCGCTTTGTATTGTGCAGCAAAATCGTCAAAGGCAAAAATGTCGATGATTTCATCGCGTAATGATATCCAACCTTGAGGCGTGTCATCGGAGAGGAGACGAAAGCTATTGGTATAATCGAGTCGATTTTTTTCCAGTAGACGCAAAAACTGAGAGGATAATTCGAGAATGCCATTTGGTGTGGCATGCAGACCGAACTTTTTGGCCATGCCTTCCGTGTAGTAATGAAGGAATTCAGGCTCAAAGGTCGCAAGGAGTTCACTTAAGGACTCTTTGGTCACCAAGGCATCAACACTGCCTAGCGGCAATAACTGACCCAGCCAAACCCATAGATTCCAGTGCGCAATGCTGGGTTGATTTTGATAGACATAACGTCCTTCGCTATCAGAGTGGTTATTAATCCACGTTGGTTCAAAACGCTCCATAAATCCATATGGACCAAAATCGAGCGTACTGCCTGTAATGTTCAGGTTATCGGTATTCATTACCCCATGTGCAAAACCGACCAATTGCCAGTCCGCAATCATTTTGGCCGTGCGCTGAATGACTGCACGCGCAAAGGCAAGAGTCGGTGATTCGGCTGTGAGACATTCCGGGTAGTAAGTCTCGATCATGGCATGCGTAAATTCAGGCAAAACATCCGCTGCAAAGCGATTGATCCACTCAAAGTGTCCCAGCCGGACATGACTATCTGCAACGCGCAGTAAACAGGCGCCGCGCTCAAGCGTCTCACGCTGTACAGGGGTATCAGATGAGATAAACCCGAGTGCATTGGAAGAGGCAATACCTAAGGAAGAGAGTGCATGACCAGCTAAATATTCCCGAATGACTGAACGCAGTACTGCGCGTCCATCCCCCATACGCGAGTAAGGCGTTAGCCCGACACCTTTGAGGTGTAGGTCTTGAAGTGTATTATTTTGATCGATCACTTGAGCCAGGAGTAATCCACGACCATCACCGAGTTGACCTGCCCAATGACCAAATTGATGTCCCGCATACACCATGGCCAATGGATCAAAACCATCTGGGAGCGTTTCACCCGCAATAATGGGTACCCACTGATCGGGTTCGGTTTCTTGCCAGCCGAGTTGGCTTGCTAACGCATGGTTAAAATGCCCTGCGATCGGATTTTTAAGCGGCTTAGGCGGTTGCTTATGAAACAGACGAGGATCAAGAAGGGCGTAGCGATTATCAATATTCATAGGAGTTGTTCGCAAAAACGGCGTTATTCAAGTACTTTGAATAACGCCGTATAGGGAGGCAAGTAAGGCATCGTGTGATTGTAAGCAAGAACGGCGCTTAAGTGTTGCGCCGTGCAATGCGAAATAACAAATTAACCCGCACTTTTCACAAAGCGAATACCGCGTAATGCAGATTCGAGACGCTCAGCATGCTCATGGAAACGTTGCTCAATGAGATGAAGATCTGCTTTTAAACGCATATCGACATCATGAATCTTCTGTGAAACTTCTGCTTTTTTGAGCAAGAAGGCCTGCT comes from the Aquirhabdus parva genome and includes:
- a CDS encoding 2-hydroxyacid dehydrogenase, with translation MSKPKILVARAIFLDIIDQLRTKFDVEVNEYDDIWTQDELILHLQGKQGALITSSEKIDAKLLKACPELRAVCTLAVGYNNIDVAACTAQGVLVTNAPNVLTETTADLGFALMMATARRIGESERFLREGLWRQWDIGFFAGQDIHGATLGILGMGRIGQAIAKRGSHGFGMPVIYHNRSRLALEIEQQLNARYVSKEELLQQSDHLIITVPYSPEVHHFIGQPELAMMKPTATLTNIARGGIIDEVALVEALRTHQIAAAGLDVFEGEPHIDPDLLSVPNIVLTPHIGSASLKTRHAMANLAAQNLLAILDPNSTPQPLTALNVEVLGIKRN
- a CDS encoding acyl-CoA dehydrogenase C-terminal domain-containing protein yields the protein MPIYNAPLQDMRFILNDVFKADEFWQATPELAHIDSETVSAILEQMAKFSQDVLLPLNRTGDEEGAKIENGAVSTPKGFKEAFTSYANDGWVGLGADEQWGGQGMPKMVSVMTDEMIFSANPSFMLYPLLSVGACMALNSYASQEQKELYLPKIYSGEWSGTMCLTEPHAGTDLGIIKTKAIPNEDGSYAISGTKIFITGGDHDLTQNIIHLVLAKTPDAPAGSRGISLFIVPKFLVNEDGSLGDRNPVGPGSIEHKMGIKASATCVMNFDSAKGYLVGKENEGLAAMFVMMNYERLSMGIQGLGASEASYQNAAQYATDRLQGRSATGVKSPEKPADSILVHPDVRRMLLKTKAHNEAARAFAMYVAQQLDMTKYSDAETKAKAADRVALLTPIAKAFLTDKAFEACVDSQMVFGGHGYIREWGVEQYVRDVRIAQIYEGTNGVQAQDLIGRKVTKNGGAFVATYLAEIREFAASMKAEWMKVSLLNSVNTLEALTTLVIAASKANADEPNAAAIDYLHVFGLVSYAYMFARIVEAASVKEGAFYQNKVELAKFFVTRILPELDARAKMVQSGSAVIMSFDQGYFTAQS
- a CDS encoding mechanosensitive ion channel family protein — translated: MNNFLDQLVHAFQQSLFYSLGAPNSKNVDWADLPGLILSKGIITLALLLTLYLIYITLNHVISMVKRRSLLGSSTIQTLRVSLKLIWLFTSLIALFSQLGVELSLLRATARAAIALLGFYLLWVIIIRLMNKTLKKFYLDESINQLFNNILTVVIVVFALASILSQFGFNMMSIVAGLGIAGVAVGFAAQATLANFIAGITILLERPFRIGDWVSINNKDGQVMLITLRTTRIRTRDNLYLILPNSTVAAAEVTNYTSHGAIRFSITCRLAYHDSVSKARQIIHEVLDQDEHVLKHPAPLITAQELSESHISLIVRFWIDPIHIETMPRICETVREEIQEALLAAEMKVPFPRLQVMTPITDLE
- the cynS gene encoding cyanase — encoded protein: MTRLAVTEKIIETKVRKQIQWKDVAAALGLSKEWVTAGCLGQMAFSLEEAQKIGAIFDLDDMDIKWLQEVPYKGSLPESVPTDPLIYRWYELVNVYGTTIKALIHEEFGDGIMSAIDFSMKLEREPDPKGDRVSVILSGKFLPYKRY
- a CDS encoding acyl-CoA dehydrogenase C-terminal domain-containing protein, whose translation is MPQYKAPIRDIQFVMHELLNFEAHYDALPAYAGTNRELIDGVVEAAADFCENELSPINHSGDQEGCHFDNGVVTTPKGFKEAYKKYIDLGYPSMSVPVEHGGQGLPGSLGNAVSEMVGTANWSWGMYPGLSHGAVRTVEHHGSPEQKELYLSKLVSGEWTGTMCLTESHAGSDLGIIRTKAEPNADGSYSITGQKIFISAGEHDLADNIVHIVLARLPGAPKGTKGISLFIVPKFNVNADGSVGTRNNVVCGSIEHKMGIHGNATCVIVFEEAKGFLIGPENKGLNCMFTFMNTARIGTAVQGLAASEGAFQGALTYAKDRLAMRSLSGPKALDKEADPIIVHPAVRNMLLTQKAFAEGGRALVYFLSQFADVVEVTEDAEQRKAADDMLSLLTPIAKAFLTETGSESAKHGVQVYGGHGFIAEWGMEQIVRDTRISCLYEGTTEIQALDLLGRKVLSTQGAMLRNFTKIIHKFCEANAGNPAMAEFLQPLAELNKEWGDITTRIGMKAMQNPEEVGAAAVDYLYFSGYVTLAYLWARMVSVSLEKLAGDTTERAFYEAKVKTAQFYFKKLLPRTRSHVATIDTGLEPLMAMDVDQFAF
- a CDS encoding GGDEF domain-containing protein translates to MHHLKSWRRYVSAALEWSSVDKGLILLAVIIPIFIQYFLWSLYVLNRADRETLINVNMALSFVKIEVSLVIISLVIIATGLYLRKKIPNLIFFQHIALQFFSLSLVLMSYSIGTASFCAGLVLLGAPVFGFILLDRKAVWWATGNALVALIALSYATAYDWLPYAPVMIPPSNHTSTLFWMNSFFFFAAPFFILIIIMADQLLVWWREREERIRVISRTDALTGIHNRMSILDFLNHEMVRAARLNEPLTIALLDLDHFKKVNDNWGHPTGDRVLKDAAKVFRQNIRNCDVLGRYGGEEFIIILPGADSEEGRKVIERCRTKLAETDILTDSESLIQVTASFGMVSIHGQWVESHQLIQIADRALYQAKHNGRNRIEVASL
- a CDS encoding M16 family metallopeptidase → MPLNYKRSTLSLMLSGFLAVSSVSLSSYAIAAITLPAGVTQGPSAEGITEYRFANGFKVLLFPDASKPTVTVNMTYEVGSRFENYGETGMAHLLEHLMFKGTPSHPTITKDFSQRGANFNGTTNMDRTNYFESFQASDDNLKWAINLEADRMLNSFIARKDLDSEMTVVRNEYEKGENSPFGVLVQRLQGASYNWLNSGKPPIGNRSDIENVKIENLQAFYRNYYQPDNAVLTIAGQFDPAKTLAWVNDAFGKLPKPTRTIRDFWTVEPIQDGERTVTVRRKGDVQIVTVAYKVPSDLHSDSNALSYAGDILTDTPNGRLYKTLVETGKATEVFGFGATGYAPGLEIIGAIVKKGEPIEPVRQALIEGVESFAKTPPTPTEMDRVRLANANSFEKLLNDPQKVGVALSSDIALGDWRLLFLGRDQSNAVTAAQVAAVSAHYFTRDNRTVGIFLPEDQPQRADIPAAPTAAEVIKDYKPKQAVADGEVFDPAQANIDARTQRTQVGGLKLALLPKKSRGETVTVAIDLNWGDEKSLFGKKTAAELANAMLDRGTKTLTREQLADEFSKLKISGNVYQFQTTRSNLAAALKLVASVLKQPRFDPAEFERLRKETEVQLEFQRNEPSTLADQALDQHFNKYPAGHWLADQTVDEQIASIKATSLTDVKAFYQGFYGASQGQIAIVGDFDAPAITQVIKDEFGAWKSAAPYQRVIPQNFDVPTVRDVVNAPDKENGVYEARLNLDLRDDDADYPALVVANYLFGGGSLKSRLADRVRQKEGLSYGIGSGLSVSSISRAASFNVQAIAAPQNLDKVDTAVKEELNLARKEGFTADELARAKSAILQQNQQRRTQDAALSAGWVRYLDVDRTFAWSKQLEDKISALTLDQVNSAFRKYIDPSRFSVVIARDETKAKASAGVKVATAAAK